A genomic window from Lycium barbarum isolate Lr01 chromosome 4, ASM1917538v2, whole genome shotgun sequence includes:
- the LOC132635333 gene encoding probable calcium-binding protein CML18, whose amino-acid sequence MSNRPPVKLDDEQLAELREIFRSFDRNDDGSLTQLELGALLRSLGLKPSPDQLETLIQKADKNDNGLVEFSEFVSLVAPELLPAKSPYTEEQLKQLFKMFDRDGNGYITAAELAHSMAKLGHALTAEELTGMIREADTDGDGRISYQEFTQAITSAAFDNSWG is encoded by the coding sequence ATGAGTAATAGACCACCTGTGAAGTTAGATGATGAGCAGTTGGCTGAACTGCGAGAAATTTTCCGATCATTCGACAGAAACGATGACGGAAGTTTAACACAACTCGAGCTTGGCGCGTTATTAAGGTCCCTCGGTTTAAAACCAAGTCCTGATCAGCTTGAAACTCTGATTCAAAAAGCTGATAAAAACGATAACGGCCTTGTTGAATTCTCCGAATTCGTTTCACTAGTTGCACCAGAGCTTCTTCCAGCGAAATCCCCTTACACGGAAGAGCAGTTGAAACAGTTATTTAAGATGTTTGATAGAGATGGAAATGGATATATTACGGCTGCTGAGTTGGCGCATTCGATGGCTAAACTTGGACATGCTTTGACTGCTGAAGAACTTACTGGGATGATAAGAGAAGCTGATACTGATGGAGATGGAAGGATCAGTTATCAGGAATTTACTCAGGCGATTACATCGGCTGCTTTTGATAACTCTTGGGGTTGA
- the LOC132637195 gene encoding mitogen-activated protein kinase kinase kinase 20-like, with the protein MEWKKLYVLGAGSYGKVYYAVKIDSFSLSASVAAVKCADINRSISLQQEAQILTTLNGCPHVVQFFGADISIDDNNIPTYNLFLEYACGGSLHDLINSKRGITKMSELEVGCYAYQLLKGIQHVHKKGWVHCDIKPANVLVFDNANINERGGMHKLKLADFGLSLRVGDGMAYMTGRTLSNRGTLLYAPPESLTHGFHSKAYDIWSLGCTVAEMMTGNRVWIYRNSTKDLQWQIMNEDPIIPNNVSEIARDFLYKCFIKDPRRRWTSEQLLQHPFIQRSLCTSTNSMPETQGRTARVNTFGCQVPLPEKDFISLLFESSLRIQ; encoded by the coding sequence ATGGAGTGGAAGAAGCTTTACGTTCTTGGTGCGGGCTCTTATGGAAAAGTGTATTATGCTGTGAAGATCGATTCTTTTTCATTATCTGCTTCAGTTGCTGCTGTTAAATGCGCAGATATCAACCGTTCAATTTCACTTCAACAAGAAGCGCAAATCTTGACAACTCTAAATGGTTGTCCTCACGTTGTCCAGTTCTTTGGAGCAGACATAAGCATCGACGACAATAATATCCCAACTTACAATCTGTTTCTTGAATATGCATGTGGTGGATCGCTGCACGATTTGATCAATTCAAAGAGAGGAATAACAAAGATGTCTGAATTGGAAGTAGGTTGCTATGCTTATCAACTCTTGAAGGGTATTCAACATGTTCATAAGAAAGGGTGGGTTCATTGCGATATTAAACCCGCTAATGTTTTGGTTTTCGATAATGCTAATATTAATGAACGTGGTGGGATGCACAAGTTGAAGTTGGCCGACTTTGGATTGTCATTAAGAGTTGGTGATGGAATGGCATATATGACTGGAAGGACGTTGAGCAATCGGGGGACTCTTCTTTACGCGCCCCCAGAATCTTTGACGCATGGTTTtcattccaaagcttatgatatatGGTCGCTAGGGTGCACTGTGGCAGAGATGATGACTGGGAATCGCGTTTGGATTTATCGCAACAGTACTAAAGATTTGCAGTGGCAGATTATGAATGAAGACCCTATAATTCCAAATAATGTTTCTGAGATTGCTAGAGATTTTTTGTACAAGTGTTTCATAAAGGACCCTCGAAGAAGATGGACGTCCGAACAACTACTCCAACATCCTTTTATTCAGAGATCTTTATGCACTTCGACTAATTCGATGCCTGAAACTCAAGGCAGGACAGCAAGGGTTAATACTTTTGGTTGCCAAGTTCCCCTTCCCGAGAAGGACTTCATCAGTTTACTCTTCGAAAGTAGTTTAAGGATACAATGA
- the LOC132637196 gene encoding mitogen-activated protein kinase kinase kinase 20-like, whose product MEWKKLYVLGAGSYGKVYYAVKIDPFSLSASVAAVKCADINRSISLQQEAQILTTLKGCPHVVQFFGADISIDNGNILTYNLFLEYASGGSLHDLINSKRGMTKMSELEVGFYAYQLLKGIQHVHKKGWVHCDIKPANVLVFDNDNNEHGGMHKLKLADFGLSLRVGDGMAYMTGRMLSNRGTLLYAPPESLSCGFHSKAYDIWSLGCTVAEMMTGSRIWIYRNSTKDLQWQIMNEDPVIPSDVSEIARDFLYKCFIKDPRRRWTSEQLLQHPFIQRSLCTSTNSMPETQGRIARVNPFGCQVPVPEKDFINLLFESSLRIQ is encoded by the coding sequence ATGGAGTGGAAGAAGCTTTACGTTCTTGGTGCGGGCTCTTACGGCAAAGTGTATTATGCAGTGAAGATCGATCCTTTTTCGTTATCTGCTTCAGTTGCTGCTGTTAAATGCGCAGATATCAACCGTTCAATTTCACTTCAACAAGAAGCGCAAATCTTGACAACTCTAAAAGGTTGTCCTCACGTAGTCCAGTTCTTTGGAGCAGACATAAGCATTGATAACGGCAATATTCTAACTTACAATCTGTTTCTTGAATATGCAAGTGGTGGATCGCTGCACGATTTGATTAATTCAAAGAGAGGAATGACAAAGATGTCTGAATTGGAAGTAGGTTTTTATGCATATCAACTCTTAAAGGGTATTCAACATGTTCATAAGAAAGGGTGGGTTCATTGCGATATTAAACCCGCTAATGTTTTGGTTTTCGATAACGATAATAATGAACATGGTGGGATGCACAAGTTGAAGTTGGCCGACTTTGGATTGTCACTAAGAGTTGGTGATGGAATGGCATATATGACTGGAAGGATGTTGAGCAATCGGGGGACTTTACTCTATGCACCCCCAGAATCTTTGTCATGTGGTTTtcattccaaagcttatgatatatGGTCGCTAGGGTGCACTGTGGCGGAGATGATGACTGGAAGCCGCATCTGGATTTATCGCAACAGTACTAAAGATTTGCAGTGGCAGATTATGAATGAAGACCCTGTGATTCCGAGTGATGTTTCTGAGATTGCCAGAGATTTTTTGTACAAGTGTTTCATAAAGGACCCTCGAAGAAGATGGACGTCCGAACAACTACTCCAACATCCTTTTATTCAGAGATCTTTATGTACTTCGACTAATTCGATGCCTGAAACTCAAGGCAGGATAGCAAGGGTTAATCCTTTTGGTTGCCAAGTTCCCGTTCCCGAGAAGGACTTCATCAATTTACTCTTCGAAAGTAGTTTAAGGATACAATGA
- the LOC132638227 gene encoding lysine-specific demethylase JMJ29-like: MSEEDFLKACPVCRNICNCIACLRLDGLAKHLMYVEVKFGDEEKLEYAKHIVQALLPALEQFNTEQMIEKQIEYQIQALPDSKVNIQKAKYEKDERIYCNYCNAFIVDFHRSCSICSYELCLTCCKDLRYGNLQADAFEVRMQYIDYGPGYLHGKGCSITSSAKNGTTEAKIRDQTKVVMASKWKPKEDGTIPCPPKIYGRL, translated from the exons ATGTCTGAGGAGGACTTCCTAAAAGCTTGCCCTGTATGTCGTAACATTTGCAACTGCATAGCATGCTTGCGGTTAGATGGGTTAGCTAAA CATTTGATGTATGTAGAAGTGAAGTTCGGTGATGAAGAAAAACTCGAGTACGCTAAGCACATTGTACAAGCACTTTTGCCTGCTTTGGAACAATTTAATACCGAACAAATGATTGAAAAGCAGATTGAATATCAGATTCAAG CATTGCCAGATTCAAAGGTTAATATACAAAAAGCAAAATATGAGAAGGATGAGCGCATTTATTG CAACTATTGCAATGCTTTTATTGTTGATTTTCACCGGAGTTGTTCTATCTGTTCCTATGAACTTTGCCTTACTTGTTGCAAAGACTTAAGGTATGGCAACCTGCAAGCAGATGCATTCGAAGTGAGGATGCAGTATATTGACTATGGACCAGGTTATTTGCATGGTAAAGGTTGCAGCATAACTTCTTCAGCTAAGAACGGAACTACTGAAGCTAAAATAAGGGATCAAACAAAGGTGGTAATGGCATCTAAATGGAAACCCAAAGAAGATGGTACTATTCCTTGCCCACCCAAAATATATGGGAGGCTGTAA